The Leishmania mexicana MHOM/GT/2001/U1103 complete genome, chromosome 29 DNA window TCATGTCATTGCGTTGTGGTCACCTTCGTCGTGCTCTGTTGTCCTCCCTGCTTTCCCTTCCGACCATTACGTTCCCATGTGAGTCTTCTTGGCGTGCTTGTCGTCCGTTTCGccatgcatatatatatatatatgtacatacatgcatgcgtgtgtttCGTTGTGTGAGGCCCACGATGTGCAGACAccccacatgcacatgccAAAGAAAGGAAACAGAGATGGCATCGTTAGCCGCCCGCTAAGGGCTCACGAAGATGCATACTCAGCACGCATCAGTGTTTTCTGTCcttgtttcttttttatgtctgtgtgttttTGGGTCGAGACGTGCATACATGGGAAGTGGCACCTTACATACCCAGTTGAGCATCCTTTTCAGCGCCGTGTCTTATGCACTGCGTGTTTCGACGTTTCCTTTTTCCTTGTCGCACCATCTCGCGGGGTGTCGGATGTGCGTGCTCGTTGCCTTCCCACCCATTAAGCCATCCATCTCTACCAAACTACCGTCTCTTTCCCTTCCCGTTGCTGTCTTCTGCCACGCCCTTCATCGGACCATCGCTCTCCGATGCCTCGCGTGCGCCGGCTGGAGAAAGCCGGCCTGCCGCATCTTAGATGCTTGCACCGACTCACAAGAAGCGACGCACAAAACATAAAAACGCACAAACAGCCCGATCCCACTTCTCTGGGTTTCTCGGTTACGTTTTCCTTGTCTCGCCTCCTACGGCATCCCCTGCCATACTTGACGACTTCGTCCGTCTCGCACGGACCATGACAGAAAACACCACATAGTCCCGCAAGAACTCAGCGAAGGGAAGCGGcgacgagagggagagagaaattCGAAGAACGTGCAAACGGAGCAGTGGGAGAGAAGTGGCGTCGATGTGTCGTAGAGATGAGCCTacgaaaaacaacaaaaggtGCCAACATCTTTGTCTGTGTATGAGGGTACGTGAGCTCGAGACATGGGAGAGCGTGGAGGAGGTTAacgcaagaaaaaaaatggagACCATGGAAGCCGGCGGCTACATTTTTACCAGTCGTGGTagctcttcctctctctgcgtgtctgtATGTGTTCTGCTCATTCGACGCCGTCTGCCTCCActcgtcccccccccttcaccaCCCTCCCTTTTCTCGCCATCTTGAGCCTGCACGATAAGAGTACGCGAGGAGAGCACACCTGCATCACCAGGGGTGGACAAAACGGAACTCATGTAGACATATGAATAGAAGCCCATAAGAAAAAACACGAGGACCCGGCGAGGCGCTAtaatagaaaaaaaaaaacattcTCCGACGTGCCCACTCTACAACGAACAAGTCAGCAAACTATATGCGTGCACAGTCCCAGCTGCTCACCTTCCACTGCTGCACAGTGGCTGTTCAAGAACATGTCGGGTCAACGAACACCGCTGGACGTCGTTCTGCCCACTGCGATTTCACTGCAGGCAGCGCCGGCCAGGCACGGGATCACactcgccatcgccgcaaCGCAGCAAGGGCAGGAATAAAAAGTGGGCGGATGCGTACATTCGACGACCTGTCGACGCGATCTGTAGTGAGTCGTTACAAGCGCGACCATGACCCGCAGGTCTCCTCGGCACAGCATCAGTCTAGACCTGTCCACGGACACCGAGAGTCGGCCAGCCGTGCCCCGAGGACGGGCTGTGCAGGCTCTTGGCTTCCCCAACAAAGAGTGTGGGGTACGGGGCCCATGATGCGAcggagaaaagaaaaaaagagaaagacaGTGCTTAAATAAATAgaaagaagggagggggcgacTCATCACTGTTTCGTTCCGCTATTGGGAGTCATCGACCGGGAACGGAGCACGACATGAAAGCCCTGGGGTGGTTATCAGAGGCAGGGGAAAGATCTGAGCGAGAGCGGAAGTcggggagaggaaggaagGCCCACACCGAACAAGCAAAGGAGATACAGAGAGGCGATTGCTAGAGAGTGGGGGTGcgcggacacacacgcacacgcacgcaggcacacgcgcgcgcggaggACCAAGaacaaaggaggaggaaagaaCCATGCAGCAAGGCACACCAAAAGACGCATGAGCCAAAGATGTATCCTCGACTCCCCACGTTCTCCCGCCCTCTATTTGGTGTTCAATGTCTGACGCCGTGCACGCATGTGTAATGCGTGTTTAGGCGTAGACACTGGTGCGCGCGTgaagagagagcagcacccACCTGCGCACCTCTTTCATCACTGCACGGCCCTCCGCGCGCATGTCTCCGCCGTGCCTACGGCGTGCGCGCAATCGCGTTAGACACGCTTGGCAGCCTCCCAACTTCCCCTTTTCGGTGTCCGTGGGCCTTCGCCttcccgcctcctcccccctccaaaCTCGGAACATAGCACAGCATGTGTCGGTCTTGTCTAGCCGTCCCCTACCCTTGCCACGTACACCAATCCGCATTTCGCGCACCTTTACTGGGCCTTGCGCTCCATGTCCTcaagctgctgctccactgACGCCTTCTTGGGCTCTCCGTGCGTCTTGAGCATGCCGAGCCACTTGTCAATGTAGGCGCGCACCTGCTTCATTGCGTGTTCGATCTCCTTCTGCTTCTTCTGATATGCCACCGGGGCTGTGAAGGCAACGATAAGGATGACCAGCATCAGTGTCGTGTCGCTCATCCAGTTGCCGAGGAAGGCCATCACAAGGGTGCCCATGAAGAACTTGGCAGACGCCACGTAGTCACGCCACGTGAGGAGGGAGATCGTGCAGTCCACCAACTTGGTCACGCACGGGCGCACAGACTCGTAGGCACGGTCCATGCTAGCGGTCACGTCATCGGGCGACGTCACGATGGTACGCTTcgtcacggcagcggcggcaccagcgatGAGGAGAATGGAGACGATGCGAGACACAAACGTTGTCAGCGTGTACTCGGCAAAGACGAAGATGGCCCACATCGTAAAGAA harbors:
- a CDS encoding reticulon domain protein, 22 kDa potentially aggravating protein (paple22), with translation MSAIAKEFTGLTLRDVVTWNRPVASSVIFCFFFTMWAIFVFAEYTLTTFVSRIVSILLIAGAAAAVTKRTIVTSPDDVTASMDRAYESVRPCVTKLVDCTISLLTWRDYVASAKFFMGTLVMAFLGNWMSDTTLMLVILIVAFTAPVAYQKKQKEIEHAMKQVRAYIDKWLGMLKTHGEPKKASVEQQLEDMERKAQ